The following proteins are encoded in a genomic region of Rattus rattus isolate New Zealand chromosome 2, Rrattus_CSIRO_v1, whole genome shotgun sequence:
- the Cd79a gene encoding B-cell antigen receptor complex-associated protein alpha chain, with the protein MPLGPGLGPMGKLIFPEVNKSHRGLYWCQVIESNVVKRSCGTYLRVRKQVPRPFLDMGEGTKNRIITAEGIILLFCAVVPGTLLLFRKRWQNEKFGVDMPDDYEDENLYEGLNLDDCSMYEDISRGLQGTYQDVGSLHIGDVQLEKP; encoded by the exons ATGCCACTGGGTCCTGGCCTGGGTCCCATGGGCAAGCTGATCTTCCCCGAAGTTAACAAGAGCCACAGGGGCTTGTACTGGTGCCAAGTGATAGAGAGCAACGTAGTAAAGCGTTCCTGTGGCACTTACCTCCGAGTGCGCA AGCAAGTCCCGAGGCCCTTCCTGGACATGGGGGAAGGCACCAAGAACCGCATCATCACGGCAGAAGGGATCATCTTGCTGTTCTGTGCAGTGGTGCCAGGGACGCTGCTGCTCTTCAGG AAGCGGTGGCAAAATGAGAAGTTTGGAGTGGACATGCCAGATGACTACGAAGATGAAAATCTCTATGAG GGCCTGAATCTTGATGACTGCTCTATGTATGAGGACATCTCCAGGGGACTCCAGGGCACCTACCAGGACGTGGGCAGCCTCCACATTGGAGATGTCCAGCTGGAAAAACCATGA